From Saccharomycodes ludwigii strain NBRC 1722 chromosome IV, whole genome shotgun sequence, one genomic window encodes:
- the BIG1 gene encoding Big1p (similar to Saccharomyces cerevisiae YHR101C | BIG1 | Bad In Glucose), producing MSNNIFNILLFFLAYSLSSQASKPGLIATFQLSPGLQLHSKAHDPIKELPQSEFLDIVKKSISFCNSDAYVFINQPNIRKDDFFKYGDKMENLMGYFEGSSSIAKFEKIQETIENQDIFEELIQFAIETCSIDQVFCIKGNDTDSYQPVYDIGTRIFRIDFPDLPYNDSILRMKYIEDFDKFIKYVIAQLPTPYRTIIYTSSMDDNRKNPPNYEIVPIEIFSSIFDDPSRKIEYERNNKILEGVNSGFRKYEPKFKEKYDYSMYPTTIFDKTYITENKELLQLIISTLACFIAFYYYFFSLRNKKKGIVTNKIKKLDTKKKKYKNSS from the coding sequence ATGTctaataacatttttaatattcttctattttttttagcatATTCACTTTCATCACAGGCGTCAAAGCCAGGGTTAATTGCCACCTTTCAGTTGTCACCTGGTTTGCAATTGCATTCTAAGGCACACGACCCTATAAAAGAATTACCGCAATCTGAATTTTTGgatattgttaaaaaatccatttctttttgtaattCTGATGCATATGTTTTTATCAATCAACCTAATATAAGGAAagatgatttttttaaatatggAGATAAAATGGAAAACTTAATGGGGTATTTTGAAGGAAGTTCAAGCATTGccaaatttgaaaaaatacaggaaacaattgaaaatcaagatatttttgaagAATTAATTCAATTTGCCATTGAAACATGTTCGATAGATCAAGTATTTTGTATTAAAGGAAATGATACAGACTCATATCAACCAGTCTACGATATTGGTACACGTATTTTTAGAATAGATTTTCCAGATTTACCTTATAACGACAGTATTTTAAGGATGAAATATATTGAGGATTTTGATAAGTTTATCAAGTATGTTATTGCTCAATTGCCCACACCATACAGAACAATTATTTATACCAGTAGTATGGATGATAATAGGAAAAATCCACCAAATTATGAAATAGTTCCTATAGAGATCTTTTCCAGTATATTTGATGATCCATcaagaaaaattgaatacgaaagaaataataagaTTTTAGAGGGCGTTAATTCAGGGTTTAGAAAGTATGAGCctaaatttaaagaaaaatacgATTATTCCATGTATCCTACAACCATATTTGACAAAACTTACATAACGGAAAATAAGGAATTGCTTCAATTGATTATTTCTACTTTGGCCTGTTTTATTGCattttactattattttttctctttaagaaataagaaaaagggtattgttactaataaaataaagaaattggatacaaaaaaaaaaaaatataaaaactcAAGCTGA
- the PEP12 gene encoding SNAP receptor PEP12 (similar to Saccharomyces cerevisiae YOR036W | PEP12 | carboxyPEPtidase Y-deficient), whose product MTSIVPYSDSPEYDQVSAQISNCLFEVNGQISTLQQFINALQNTENYNSISFDKISKKAYSNIEKVTKSIKNIDELVHKINTFENITLDKQQLISREKLLRDVKSSIQEFQNIQTQFSRISQRLNDEVKAALNQEEAEAEADEGHQQQEHVKASQTLLQNKQYIIQREDLNNEELAYHQNLIRERDQEINNIQHGIVELNTIFQDLSAIIQEQGQMVDNIEANIYSTANNTQQASQQLHRAMISQKRRGRVCIYLFTFLLLFLLVVILAL is encoded by the coding sequence ATGACCTCTATAGTTCCATATTCAGATTCGCCTGAGTATGATCAAGTATCCGCTCAAATAAGTAACTGTTTATTTGAAGTTAATGGTCAAATAAGTACGTTGcaacaatttattaatgcTTTACAGAATActgaaaattataatagcATTTCTTTTGACAAGATTTCTAAAAAGGCCTATTCTAACATAGAAAAAGTCAcaaaaagtataaaaaatattgatgaattggttcacaaaataaatacatttgaaaatataacttTAGACAAACAGCAACTAATTTCTAGAGAAAAGCTATTGAGAGATGTTAAGTCTTCTATTCAAGAGTTTCAAAACATTCAAACACAATTTAGTCGTATAAGTCAAAGATTAAATGATGAAGTGAAGGCAGCGTTGAACCAGGAAGAGGCAGAAGCAGAAGCAGATGAAGGTcatcaacaacaagaacACGTTAAAGCGTCTCAGACACTCCTACAGAATAAACAATATATCATTCAAAGAGAAGATCTAAACAATGAGGAGTTGGCATATCatcaaaatttaattaGGGAACGAGACCAAGAAATCAACAACATCCAACATGGTATTGTTGAACTAAATACCATTTTTCAAGATTTGAGCGCTATAATTCAGGAGCAAGGGCAGATGGTTGATAATATAGAAGctaatatatattcaaCTGCCAATAATACACAACAGGCTTCGCAACAGTTACATAGAGCCATGATATctcaaaaaagaagaggaagagtATGTATATACTTGTTCACgtttttattactgttTCTACTTGTAGTGATTTTGGctttataa
- the CYC2 gene encoding oxidoreductase (similar to Saccharomyces cerevisiae YOR037W | CYC2 | CYtochrome C) yields the protein MYMKPLFKRSLYIGSSIIALSTGGYYFYKKSFVLNKPSIELNPDFFVKYKINWRHDIDKDHYLLELKPLIPQKKNIWKDMGYNKLWSVEVKQPEISVVRNYTPLPLVHSKNAVVKDEDTNIVDVLKDGCNADGILMFYIKQYSNGEVARWLHNLPQGHVIELRGPFLEYEFPEYPKDEIIRDRSFLWNGAPEKSEKERFKYQPFDICMFTGGTGIVACLQLVLTENPFRGRIKLFHGCHDRKELGPLYPLMKKLDKHDRIDLNLYENFSSNLKSIFKLIPKPYGYEGQRVFQVDGNNDPKQIIRPVLSLVVGPEGFITSVAGTKLTPYQGPISGLLGAKGWSNDNVYKLS from the coding sequence ATGTATATGAAACCTTTATTTAAAAGGTCACTATATATTGGGTCCTCAATAATTGCACTTTCAACAGGTGGATATTAtttctataaaaaaagttttgttttaaataaaccaTCAATAGAACTGAATCCAGACTTTTTCGTGAAATATAAAATCAATTGGAGACATGATATAGATAAAGATCATTACTTACTGGAACTAAAACCACTAATCccacaaaagaaaaatatttggaagGACATGGggtataataaattatggAGCGTGGAAGTTAAGCAACCTGAAATATCAGTGGTTAGAAACTACACGCCATTGCCGTTGGTGCATAGCAAAAATGCCGTCGTTAAAGATGAAGATACGAACATAGTTGATGTTTTAAAGGATGGATGCAATGCAGATGGGATCTTGatgttttatataaagCAGTATTCTAATGGTGAAGTTGCTAGGTGGTTACATAATTTGCCACAGGGCCATGTTATTGAATTGCGAGGTCCATTTCTTGAATATGAGTTTCCAGAATATCCGAAAGATGAGATAATCAGAGACAGGTCGTTTTTATGGAATGGAGCGCCAGAAAAGTCAGAAAAAGAACGATTTAAGTATCAGCCATTTGATATCTGTATGTTTACTGGTGGGACTGGGATAGTGGCTTGTTTACAATTGGTTTTGACAGAAAATCCTTTCAGAGGCcgtattaaattatttcatGGATGTCATGATAGGAAAGAATTAGGACCGCTGTATCCTCTAATGAAAAAGCTAGACAAACATGACAGAATAGATTTAAACTTGTACGAAAATTTTAgttcaaatttaaaatcaatttttaagCTAATCCCAAAGCCTTACGGATATGAAGGCCAAAGGGTTTTCCAAGTAGATGGTAATAATGATCCCAAACAAATCATTAGGCCTGTTTTAAGCTTAGTTGTTGGTCCAGAGGGATTTATTACTTCTGTTGCTGGCACTAAGTTGACCCCATATCAAGGTCCCATATCCGGTTTATTAGGCGCTAAAGGTTGGAGTAATGATAATGTTTATAAGTTATCTTGA
- the CIA1 gene encoding iron-sulfur cluster assembly protein CIA1 (similar to Saccharomyces cerevisiae YDR267C | CIA1 | Cytosolic Iron-sulfur protein Assembly), giving the protein MELLKSLPIHTDKIWSLAINKPHQLLATASSDRKIKFIKVGEAHDKNSYNVVDELDDSIHKKSIRTVAWRPSEYTHMPVLAAGSFDTTVSIWGKENDESILSENNNGTIELLALIEGHENEVKCCNWSHNSQYLASCSRDKTVWIWEADDYSEDFECVAVLQEHSQDVKHCVWHPHKLLLASSSYDDSIRIWREFDDGDDWECAAVLEGHEGTVWCSSFEPNSATENIRLCSSSDDGTVRIWKLIEDHDDDDEQKWNQESVLPQAHSRQVYHCDWNTNGYIASCGADGKIVVYKEEEKFSGKWSILFEKNDAHGCYEINTVKWIDDNRLATADDNGTVNIWKI; this is encoded by the coding sequence ATGGAGTTACTAAAATCTCTACCTATACATACAGATAAAATCTGGTCTTTAGCAATCAATAAACCACATCAATTATTAGCAACTGCTTCAAGCGATCGCAAGATAAAATTCATAAAAGTTGGGGAGGCCCACGATAAAAACAGTTATAACGTTGTGGATGAGTTAGATGACTCAATACACAAGAAATCAATACGTACTGTTGCTTGGAGACCCTCTGAATATACACATATGCCCGTTTTAGCGGCTGGTTCTTTTGACACCACCGTTTCTATTTGGGGGAAGGAAAACGATGAGTCCATATTATccgaaaataataatggcacAATAGAATTATTGGCATTAATCGAAGGACATGAAAATGAAGTCAAATGTTGTAACTGGAGTCATAATAGTCAATATTTAGCTTCTTGTTCCAGAGACAAGACTGTTTGGATTTGGGAAGCAGATGATTATAGCGAAGATTTTGAATGTGTTGCTGTTTTACAAGAACATTCACAAGATGTTAAACACTGTGTTTGGCATCCACATAAATTGTTATTGGCATCCAGCTCTTATGATGATTCTATAAGAATATGGAGAGAGTTTGATGATGGCGACGATTGGGAATGCGCTGCAGTTTTGGAAGGACACGAGGGCACGGTTTGGTGCTCCAGTTTTGAGCCAAACAGTGCCACTGAAAATATTAGATTATGCAGTAGCAGTGACGATGGTACTGTAAGAATTTGGAAATTAATAGAAGATcacgatgatgatgatgaacaAAAGTGGAATCAAGAATCAGTTTTACCCCAGGCACATTCTAGACAAGTATATCACTGTGATTGGAACACAAATGGCTACATTGCTTCCTGTGGTGCAGACGGTAAAATAGTTGTATacaaggaagaagaaaaattttctgGGAAATGgtcaattttatttgaaaaaaacgATGCCCATGGTTGTTACGAGATAAATACAGTCAAATGGATAGATGATAATAGACTTGCCACTGCGGACGACAATGGTACTGTAAATATATGGAAAATCTaa
- the ATP22 gene encoding Atp22p (similar to Saccharomyces cerevisiae YDR350C | ATP22 | ATPase synthase) — protein MCSLLISISFKKKTSYSRLIRHLSSIPKITTRTSTLCDINPNYPINTDIASVGTMPTVTLKPVTNNTTSIHNIQRKPAKIYLEENQTKIIECLQQKDIFQLVKIKRRFLTKYGGELNTHLFFKKWGDKKILVNFPILEQDFPEIAIIFNLNFKGENILTLFQRIIDNKLEIFTLEKKINLTLKLIKYQHEILKYTVGKKNLDKSIIHLPFTMHKWLFENVPRQKYYQFYSTLIENNVYLSGYGMNKIRNQMLKYGSELERQLVTFQLFLKKYNNDTCIIPKFDEYRYKLINLYSSTDLALITEFMLSENHKFVIEDYKLYFDILVKKIETDNIVKKHNDPGVFLLFHKILLDYLLKNKQYKTFLKTLSSFLEQFNDLNLTSNKTKMSKKKRQETLRLLEAIFVKLIHICSKTPSLNIEELLNFQADLITNKNNKLSRKSKEILMNLFLTNVISSFNDITILFKFFAKYFPSYMIQLKKLGVLDLFKYSYTNADENSYCAQNISSGKVMSSSLMHDSFLTIIYQKFVNPYILENKSEYYNMYEKYVCYVNQYLKNIEFNQGVINCFLFCIKNLLFQETLAFEILNNFISRIPNLEKFKINTSHTTPFDIVFYKNKTLSSSQINQLLVLMQKLNCSLTFKVISGMIIRYEQMKDLQEAEKWYNILLKGGFLICDKRVIVIAYKNQWKLPTNVTIAIPDRKIENFADYRNMIQIVREDKEIIITLGESASEKEIKEQQENVENLLEEECEQVVEQQEEEEEIQDLTEYDMKNALSCLKLFKNLYNS, from the coding sequence ATGTGTAGTCTTTTAATTAGCATTTcatttaagaaaaaaacatcatATTCTCGATTAATACGACATTTATCATCCAtaccaaaaataacaacaagaaCATCAACGCTTTGTGATATAAACCCCAATTATCCGATTAATACTGACATTGCTTCCGTTGGTACCATGCCAACAGTTACTTTAAAACCAGttactaataataccacTTCAATACATAACATACAAAGAAAACCagcaaaaatatatctGGAGGAAAATCAAACCAAAATAATAGAATGTCTTCAGCAGAAggatatttttcaattggttaaaatcaaaaggAGATTCCTAACTAAATACGGCGGAGAATTAAATacacatttatttttcaaaaaatggggggataaaaaaattttagtaAACTTCCCCATCCTTGAACAAGATTTCCCTGAGATTGcaatcatttttaatctAAATTTTAAGGGCGAAAAcattttaactttattcCAAAGGATCATAGACaataaattggaaattttcacattggaaaaaaaaataaacctgactttaaaattaataaaatatcagcatgaaatattgaaatataCTGTcgggaaaaaaaacttggatAAATCAATCATTCATTTGCCCTTTACAATGCATAAGTGGTTGTTTGAAAATGTGCCtagacaaaaatattatcaattttattCTACCCTAATAGAAAATAACGTCTATTTATCTGGTTATGGtatgaataaaataaggAATCAAATGTTAAAATACGGATCAGAATTAGAAAGGCAATTAGTTACCTTTCAATTATTccttaaaaaatataacaatgACACATGTATTATACCAAAGTTTGATGAGTATAGATATAAATTGATTAATTTGTATAGCTCTACAGATTTGGCATTAATAACAGAATTTATGTTATCAGAAAACCACAAATTTGTAATTGAGGATTATAAACTgtattttgatattttagtgaaaaaaattgagaCTGAcaatattgttaaaaaacataatgATCCAGGTGTTTTCTTACTTTTCCACAAAATTCTGCtagattatttattgaaaaataaacaatataaaacttttttaaagacTTTGAGTTCGTTTTTAGAGCAatttaatgatttaaatttgacttcaaataaaacaaagatgtctaaaaaaaaaaggcaagAAACACTTCGATTGTTAGAAgctatttttgttaaattaaTACATATTTGTTCCAAAACACCATCGTTAAATATTGAGGagttattaaattttcagGCAGACTtaattacaaataaaaacaacaaactTAGTAGAAAATCAAAAGAGATTTTGatgaatctttttttaactaatgTTATTAGTAGTTTCAATGATAtcacaattttatttaaattttttgctAAATATTTCCCATCATATATgatacaattaaaaaaattgggtGTATTGGACTTATTCAAGTACAGTTACACAAATGCTGATGAGAACAGTTACTGCGCACAAAATATTTCTAGTGGAAAAGTGATGTCTTCATCTTTGATGCatgattcttttttaacgattatatatcaaaaatttgttaatCCATacattttggaaaataaatctgAATACTATAACATGTACGAGAAATATGTTTGTTATGTGAACCAATATCTGAAAAACATAGAGTTCAATCAGGGTGttattaattgttttttattttgtatcAAAAATCTATTGTTTCAAGAAACCTTGGCgtttgaaattttaaataattttatttcgAGGATACctaatttggaaaaattcaAGATCAACACCTCACACACTACCCCCtttgatattgttttttataagaataaaactttatcaAGTTCGCAAATCAACCAATTATTGGTTTTAAtgcaaaaattaaattgttCATTGACATTTAAAGTAATTAGTGGTATGATTATAAGATATGAACAAATGAAAGATTTACAAGAAGCTGAAAAGTggtataatattttattgaaagGTGGGTTCCTGATATGTGATAAAAGAGTGATTGTAATTGCTTATAAAAATCAATGGAAATTGCCTACAAATGTTACTATAGCTATACCAGATcgtaaaattgaaaattttgcTGACTATAGAAATATGATACAGATAGTAAGAGAAGACAAGGAAATTATCATAACACTAGGCGAAAGTGCATCAGAAAAAGAGATAAAAGAACAGCAAGAAAATGTGGAAAATTTACTTGAAGAGGAATGCGAACAAGTTGTGGAGcaacaagaagaagaggaagaaatACAAGATTTAACGGAATACGATATGAAAAACGCATTATCTTGTTTAAAGCTATTCAAGAATCTTTATAATTCGTAA
- the MSW1 gene encoding tryptophan--tRNA ligase MSW1 (similar to Saccharomyces cerevisiae YDR268W | MSW1 | Mitochondrial aminoacyl-tRNA Synthetase tryptophan (W)), translating into MFTCRQLNSIVPELRSPLFSKAQRFLTSHTIANSKGTIKTTDYKLHTDDIPSNATIFSMIQPTGQFHLGNYLGAVRVWKDLCDLKSSNNKNDVKLLFGAADLHAITIPKPDAKSFKKTRLEAIASLLSIGIDPKKAIIFTQSGIKQHAELHWILSTFASMGTLNRMTQWKSKAATNDLNNVKLGLFSYPVLQAADILIYKATHVPVGDDQAQHLECTRTLAGLFNNCYKTNLFPLPKTMLAPTKKILSLSNVEKKMSKSDPNQNSLIYLNDPPESIQRKIKKAVTDSITDHFNYDPIERPGLSNLTNMISGVQRKSIQDVEKDFSRFNNYRDLKSYIADILIEHLREPRENFNKLVGNPDFLESVIKNGVEAASEIAEKNIQEIKKTMGFL; encoded by the coding sequence ATGTTCACTTGTCGACAATTAAACAGTATTGTACCTGAATTAAGATCACCCTTGTTTTCAAAAGCGCAACGTTTTTTAACTTCACATACTATAGCAAATTCAAAGGGAACTATCAAAACAACAGATTACAAATTACATACAGATGATATTCCCTCAAATGCTACAATATTTAGTATGATCCAACCCACGGGTCAATTTCACCTGGGTAATTATCTAGGTGCAGTGAGGGTTTGGAAGGATTTATGTGATTTGAAATcatctaataataagaatgatgtgaaattattatttggtgCTGCTGATCTGCATGCGATCACTATACCTAAGCCTGATgctaaatcttttaaaaaaacccGATTAGAGGCTATTGCAAGTTTATTGTCTATTGGTATTGACCCCAAAAAGgccattatttttactcaATCAGGTATCAAGCAGCATGCAGAATTGCATTGGATACTATCGACATTTGCCTCGATGGGAACTCTAAATAGAATGACACAATGGAAGTCTAAAGCAGCCACAAATGATCTGAATAATGTTAAATTGGGTTTGTTTTCATACCCTGTCTTACAGGCAGCAGATATCTTAATTTATAAAGCCACGCATGTCCCTGTGGGAGACGATCAAGCTCAGCATTTAGAGTGCACAAGAACACTAGCAGGgctttttaataattgttataaaacaaatttgtTCCCATTACCCAAAACTATGTTGGCTCCaaccaaaaaaatcttAAGTTTGTCAAATGTCGAAAAGAAGATGTCGAAATCTGATCCCAATCAAAATagtttaatatatttaaacgATCCTCCAGAAAGTATTCAACGTAAAATCAAGAAAGCTGTAACTGATTCTATAACGGACCATTTTAATTACGATCCAATAGAAAGACCAGGTTTGAGTAATCTAACTAATATGATTAGTGGTGTGCAACGTAAATCCATACAGGATGTAGAAAAGGATTTTTCCCGATTCAACAATTATAGGGACCTCAAATCTTATATTgctgatattttaattgaacATTTGCGTGAACCAAGAGAAAACTTTAATAAGTTAGTTGGAAACCCAGATTTTTTAGAATCTGTTATCAAAAATGGTGTGGAAGCTGCATCTGAAATTGCAGAAAAGAATAttcaagaaattaaaaaaacaatgggATTTTTGTAG